A genomic segment from [Flavobacterium] thermophilum encodes:
- the hmp gene encoding Nitric oxide dioxygenase: protein MTTTTKLHPKTIEMVKSTVPVLETHGEQITKRFYELMFSNHPELLHIFNHANQKQGRQQRALAAAVYAAARYIDQLDAILPVVRQIGHKHRSLGIKPEQYPIVGKHLLLAIKDVLGDAATDEVITAWAEAYEAIASVFIQVEKELYDEAAAKHGGWRGFRRFVVTKKVKESDIITSFYFEPEDGDAISDYLPGQYVSVKLDIPGETYTHIRQYSLSDAPGKGYYRISVKREAATAEKPAGIVSNYLHDHIHEGDVVELSAPAGDFTLDLSKTTPVVFISGGVGITPLLSMAHTLAIRQPNRPVTFLQAALNGRVQAFDEELRALAKRPSFAYHLCYESPSEDDRRHPHFGKEGRIDLAWMKTVIPTRDADFYFCGPVPFMKTVYRALKQWGVPEEHIHYEFFGPAGDLTKD, encoded by the coding sequence ATGACAACGACAACGAAATTGCATCCAAAAACGATTGAAATGGTAAAATCAACGGTGCCTGTCTTGGAAACACATGGCGAACAAATTACGAAGCGGTTTTATGAACTCATGTTTTCCAATCATCCGGAACTGCTCCATATTTTCAACCACGCCAACCAAAAGCAAGGGCGGCAGCAACGCGCCTTGGCCGCAGCCGTGTACGCGGCAGCGCGCTATATCGACCAGCTTGATGCGATTTTGCCGGTTGTGCGGCAAATCGGCCATAAACACCGCAGCTTAGGAATCAAACCAGAACAATACCCGATCGTCGGAAAGCATTTGTTGCTGGCGATCAAAGACGTGCTCGGCGACGCCGCCACCGACGAAGTGATCACGGCTTGGGCGGAAGCATATGAAGCCATTGCGTCCGTTTTCATTCAAGTGGAAAAAGAGCTCTACGATGAGGCAGCGGCCAAACACGGCGGCTGGCGCGGTTTCCGCCGCTTTGTCGTCACAAAAAAGGTGAAGGAAAGCGACATCATCACGTCGTTTTATTTCGAGCCGGAAGACGGCGACGCCATCAGCGACTATTTACCAGGTCAATACGTGAGCGTAAAACTGGACATCCCTGGTGAAACGTATACGCACATTCGCCAATACAGCTTATCGGATGCACCTGGAAAAGGGTATTACCGCATCAGTGTCAAACGGGAAGCAGCAACAGCGGAAAAACCGGCCGGCATCGTGTCGAACTATTTGCATGACCACATTCACGAAGGCGATGTCGTCGAGTTAAGCGCTCCAGCCGGCGATTTTACGCTTGATTTGTCCAAAACGACGCCGGTTGTGTTCATCAGCGGCGGCGTCGGCATCACTCCGCTTTTGAGCATGGCGCATACGTTGGCCATCCGTCAGCCAAATCGTCCGGTGACGTTTCTTCAAGCTGCCCTAAACGGCCGCGTGCAAGCCTTTGACGAAGAGTTGCGGGCATTGGCCAAACGCCCGTCGTTTGCCTACCATCTCTGTTACGAATCGCCGTCTGAAGACGACCGCCGTCATCCGCATTTCGGCAAAGAAGGACGGATCGACCTTGCTTGGATGAAAACGGTCATTCCGACTCGCGACGCTGACTTTTATTTCTGCGGCCCGGTGCCGTTTATGAAAACCGTCTATCGCGCTCTGAAACAATGGGGCGTGCCGGAGGAGCACATCCATTACGAATTTTTCGGCCCGGCCGGCGATTTGACGAAAGACTGA
- the nsrR gene encoding HTH-type transcriptional repressor NsrR gives MQLTNYTEYALRVLLFLGALDEEEKTNIKDIAAAFSISEHHLSKIVYELGKLGYIETIRGRNGGIRLAKRPAEIVIGAVVRETEENLSLVECFAAHGNECVLTPVCRLRFALHEALEAFLRVLDAYTLADLLEDRASLRSLLKERRG, from the coding sequence ATGCAGTTGACGAACTATACGGAATACGCCTTGCGCGTCCTCTTGTTTTTAGGCGCGCTTGATGAAGAAGAAAAAACAAACATCAAAGACATTGCCGCTGCCTTTTCCATTTCAGAGCATCATTTAAGCAAAATCGTCTATGAACTTGGCAAACTCGGCTACATTGAAACGATCCGTGGGCGCAACGGTGGAATCCGCCTTGCGAAACGCCCCGCGGAGATTGTCATCGGCGCGGTTGTTCGCGAAACGGAGGAAAACTTATCGCTTGTCGAGTGTTTTGCCGCCCACGGCAATGAGTGCGTCTTAACGCCGGTATGTCGGCTTCGCTTCGCACTTCACGAGGCGTTAGAGGCGTTTTTGCGTGTGCTGGATGCGTATACGCTCGCCGACTTGCTTGAAGACCGAGCGTCGCTTCGTTCTTTATTGAAAGAGCGGCGCGGTTGA
- the speE_1 gene encoding Spermidine synthase codes for MKHEGNALPPYLHMDNGELWLTEDDRDNLKISYRIKEVIFAEPSEYQHVMILDSYDFGRMLVLDGVVQTTSIDGHIYNEMISHVPLQFHPEAKRVLIIGGGDCGAARETAKYAHLEAIDMVEIDEKVVRACKEHLPAVSGNLSDPRVRFVYDDGVKFVQGKESVYDVIMVDSSDPVGPAEALFSPEFYANVHRALKEDGLMVCQSQSPIFHLDILKRTYRNIRELFPHVLVYTAVVPTYPGGLWSFTIGSKRPLELPKQTAIPEDTKYVNDAVFRQCFALPSFLRAALEAENENTGK; via the coding sequence ATGAAACACGAAGGAAACGCTTTGCCACCTTACTTGCATATGGACAATGGAGAGCTTTGGCTCACCGAAGATGATCGCGACAACTTAAAAATCAGCTATCGAATCAAAGAGGTGATTTTTGCCGAGCCGTCCGAGTACCAGCATGTCATGATTTTGGATTCGTATGATTTTGGCCGCATGCTCGTACTGGACGGCGTCGTGCAAACGACCTCGATTGACGGCCATATTTATAACGAAATGATTTCGCACGTGCCGCTGCAGTTTCATCCGGAAGCGAAGCGGGTGCTCATCATCGGCGGCGGCGACTGCGGCGCAGCTCGTGAGACGGCGAAATACGCTCATCTTGAAGCCATCGACATGGTGGAAATCGACGAAAAAGTCGTCCGGGCGTGCAAAGAGCATTTGCCAGCCGTCTCCGGCAACTTATCGGATCCGCGCGTGCGGTTTGTTTATGATGATGGCGTCAAGTTTGTGCAAGGGAAGGAAAGCGTCTACGACGTCATTATGGTCGACTCGTCCGACCCAGTCGGCCCGGCGGAAGCCTTGTTTTCACCGGAGTTTTATGCCAACGTGCACCGGGCATTAAAAGAGGACGGGCTCATGGTGTGCCAAAGCCAGTCGCCCATTTTCCATCTCGATATTTTGAAGCGGACATACCGCAACATTCGCGAATTGTTCCCGCATGTGCTCGTGTACACGGCGGTTGTGCCGACGTACCCGGGCGGATTGTGGAGCTTTACAATCGGCTCGAAACGGCCGCTTGAGCTGCCGAAGCAAACAGCGATTCCCGAAGATACAAAATACGTCAATGACGCCGTATTCCGCCAATGCTTCGCGTTGCCTTCCTTTTTGCGCGCTGCGCTGGAGGCAGAGAACGAAAACACGGGAAAATGA
- the caiA gene encoding Crotonobetainyl-CoA dehydrogenase, which translates to MNELYHLLVRTEREEELHRRAWRLAEQFAARAAHYDERAEFPFANFALLKEAGFLSLTVPAEYGGGGASLYELVLVQETLAQGDGATALSLGWHLSIVMRLYLLRRWPEAVLIRLASEITERHVLINSAHSERATGSPARGGKPTTTACFRNGRWVLHGRKAFASLAPALDYVLISATIDSSGEVGEFLVPMKTPGLRIEPTWHTLGMKATRSDDLILDGVEVEPEALVEMLEKPVGAAPAQGWLLHVPACYLGIAIAARNEALRFAQTYQPNTLSQPIASTPEVQRKIAEMEWRLVHARHFLYSIADLWDRYPDKRHEMKEELATAKFIATNTALEVVDWAMRIVGGQSLYADSPLGRYYRDVRAGLHNPPADDLTIAWLAKRALAGSRTRAKADA; encoded by the coding sequence ATGAACGAATTGTACCATCTGCTTGTGCGGACCGAACGGGAAGAAGAGCTTCACCGCCGGGCATGGCGCCTCGCCGAACAGTTTGCCGCCCGCGCGGCGCATTATGATGAGCGGGCCGAGTTTCCGTTTGCCAACTTCGCTCTGTTAAAAGAAGCCGGATTTCTGTCGTTGACCGTCCCGGCCGAATACGGAGGCGGCGGGGCCTCGCTGTACGAGCTCGTGCTCGTGCAAGAGACGCTGGCCCAAGGCGACGGCGCCACCGCCTTGTCACTCGGTTGGCATTTAAGCATTGTCATGCGCCTGTATTTGCTGCGCCGCTGGCCGGAAGCGGTGCTCATCCGCCTGGCCAGCGAGATCACGGAACGCCATGTGTTGATAAACAGCGCCCATTCTGAACGGGCAACCGGCAGCCCGGCGCGCGGGGGAAAACCAACAACAACCGCTTGTTTCCGCAACGGCCGCTGGGTGCTTCATGGGCGAAAAGCGTTTGCGTCATTGGCGCCGGCACTCGATTACGTGCTAATTTCCGCCACGATTGACAGCAGCGGCGAGGTCGGCGAATTTCTTGTCCCGATGAAAACCCCGGGGCTTCGCATTGAGCCGACATGGCACACGCTCGGCATGAAGGCGACGCGCAGCGATGACCTCATCCTTGATGGCGTCGAGGTTGAACCGGAAGCGCTCGTGGAGATGCTGGAGAAACCGGTCGGTGCAGCACCGGCACAAGGATGGCTTTTGCATGTTCCGGCATGCTACTTAGGGATCGCCATCGCCGCCCGCAATGAGGCGCTCCGCTTTGCCCAAACGTACCAACCGAACACGTTGTCGCAGCCGATCGCCTCGACGCCGGAGGTGCAGCGGAAAATCGCCGAGATGGAGTGGCGCCTCGTTCACGCCCGTCATTTTCTGTATAGCATCGCCGATTTATGGGATCGATACCCTGACAAACGTCATGAAATGAAAGAGGAACTGGCAACCGCCAAGTTCATTGCGACGAATACCGCGCTCGAGGTTGTCGATTGGGCGATGCGCATCGTCGGGGGACAAAGTTTGTATGCTGATAGTCCGCTTGGGCGCTATTACCGCGACGTGCGCGCCGGACTCCATAACCCGCCGGCTGACGACTTGACGATCGCGTGGCTCGCCAAGCGGGCGCTTGCTGGCAGTCGAACGCGCGCAAAAGCTGACGCCTAA
- the csd_1 gene encoding Probable cysteine desulfurase: MIRATIGHATYTCRGELETYFQPFRDGTIGRFHPFSTPFGEQRLLYADWTASGRLYRPIEEKMARELGPFVGNTHTESNVTGTKMTLAYRYAKELIKQHVHAKKSDVLIMQGAGTTGAVNKLQRLLGLRVPERWKRRLVLADDKRPVVFVTHMEHHSNLLPWAETIAEVVTIRPTQNGDVDLDHLRELLERYRDRPQKIGAFTACSNVTGIETPYHALAKLMHEYGGLCFVDFAASAPYVRIDMHPDDPMEQLDAIYFSPHKFLGGPGSAGVLLFDSRLYDQKAPDHPGGGTVYWTDPWGHYEYVEAIEEREDGGTPPFWQTIKAALAIQLKEQMNIKRMRAREQELVSLLLPALKDIPGVRVLEGHRDDRLGIISFVIDGLHYNIIVKLLNDRFGIQARGGCSCAGPYGHYLLGIDQEQSAALLNEVKSGNLLAKPGWVRVSLHPTMTNEEVYTILHAVRQIARHGARWQEEYVYDAAKNEFVHRHDDRYVRHFFLL, translated from the coding sequence ATGATTCGGGCGACGATTGGCCATGCGACGTATACGTGCCGCGGTGAGCTCGAGACGTATTTTCAGCCGTTTCGCGACGGAACGATCGGCCGCTTTCATCCGTTTTCCACCCCGTTTGGCGAGCAGCGGCTTCTTTACGCCGACTGGACGGCAAGCGGACGGCTGTATCGCCCGATTGAGGAGAAAATGGCCCGTGAACTCGGCCCGTTCGTCGGCAACACCCATACTGAGTCGAACGTGACCGGGACGAAAATGACGCTTGCGTATCGCTATGCGAAAGAACTCATCAAACAACACGTCCATGCCAAAAAAAGCGATGTTTTGATCATGCAAGGGGCGGGGACAACCGGGGCTGTCAACAAGCTGCAGCGCCTGCTTGGCTTGCGCGTGCCGGAGCGGTGGAAACGGCGCTTGGTGCTGGCGGATGACAAGCGCCCGGTCGTGTTCGTCACCCATATGGAACACCACTCGAATCTGCTGCCGTGGGCGGAAACGATCGCTGAAGTCGTGACGATTCGGCCGACCCAAAACGGGGATGTCGATCTTGACCATTTGCGGGAGCTGCTCGAGCGCTACCGCGATCGGCCGCAAAAGATCGGCGCATTCACCGCCTGCTCGAACGTAACTGGGATCGAAACGCCGTATCATGCCTTGGCGAAACTGATGCATGAATATGGCGGGCTTTGCTTCGTCGACTTTGCCGCTTCCGCCCCGTATGTGCGCATCGATATGCACCCGGATGACCCGATGGAACAGCTGGATGCCATTTATTTTTCGCCGCACAAATTTCTTGGCGGACCGGGAAGCGCAGGAGTGCTTCTCTTTGACAGCCGGCTGTATGACCAAAAGGCGCCTGACCATCCAGGAGGCGGAACGGTGTATTGGACCGACCCGTGGGGGCATTACGAATACGTAGAGGCAATCGAAGAGCGGGAAGACGGGGGAACGCCGCCGTTTTGGCAAACGATCAAAGCAGCGCTCGCCATCCAGCTGAAAGAGCAAATGAACATAAAACGAATGCGCGCCCGCGAACAGGAGCTCGTATCGCTTCTATTGCCGGCGTTAAAAGACATTCCCGGCGTCCGGGTGCTGGAAGGGCATCGGGATGACCGGCTTGGCATCATTTCGTTTGTCATCGACGGGCTGCACTACAACATCATCGTCAAGTTGCTCAACGATCGTTTCGGCATCCAAGCGCGCGGCGGTTGTTCATGCGCCGGGCCGTACGGCCATTATTTGCTTGGCATCGATCAAGAGCAGTCCGCCGCCTTGCTCAACGAAGTCAAAAGCGGCAACTTGTTGGCAAAACCGGGCTGGGTGCGCGTGTCGCTTCATCCGACGATGACGAATGAAGAAGTGTATACGATCCTTCATGCCGTCCGCCAAATCGCCCGCCATGGCGCCCGCTGGCAAGAGGAGTATGTATACGATGCGGCGAAAAACGAGTTTGTCCATCGCCACGATGACCGGTATGTCCGCCATTTCTTTCTGTTGTAA
- a CDS encoding acyl-CoA thioesterase YbgC, which produces MKTHTITVNPRFCETDALGHLSNISYFIYLEEARTRLFDELSYGGRTDEWHFVLASTKCDFIRQAFFGRRLRVETNVSRIGNKSFQCIHRIVEEETGTLIALGEAVVVHFNFHTQTSEPLPDELRARLAEYLVSTEQAAPCNPPKNV; this is translated from the coding sequence ATGAAAACGCACACGATTACGGTCAATCCGCGTTTTTGTGAAACAGACGCGCTCGGACATTTAAGCAACATCAGCTATTTTATTTATTTGGAAGAAGCGCGCACCCGTTTGTTCGATGAGCTGAGCTACGGCGGACGGACGGACGAATGGCACTTTGTTTTGGCGTCTACGAAGTGCGACTTTATTCGCCAAGCGTTTTTCGGGCGGCGGTTGCGGGTGGAAACGAATGTCTCCCGCATTGGCAACAAAAGCTTTCAATGCATCCATCGCATCGTCGAGGAGGAAACAGGTACGCTCATTGCCCTCGGAGAGGCGGTCGTCGTCCATTTTAACTTCCATACCCAAACAAGCGAACCGCTCCCGGACGAGCTGCGGGCGCGGCTGGCGGAGTACCTTGTTTCCACTGAACAAGCCGCGCCGTGCAACCCGCCCAAAAATGTATAA
- a CDS encoding Uncharacterized conserved protein, with the protein MEGTWWSLLPFLLIIPLAIWLKEILPGLIAGLLVGAFCLERSLVGGIERALSAIVHSLSDVEHMKVAAFLYLFGSLVGMMQITGGIKGFVEKLSGRIRTKRRLLLFVWLTVPVTFFMPMFRIMLLGPVMKAVLRQFRIDRRRMAYIIDVSTEPIIVLLPAATAFVGFMTSVVAAALAQNDIHEPAYGVFLRSLPYNLFAIIALIIGLLTTMLNIRIGKPRAKKGEEKTNELHGLGLRKELSLVTGEPLHLFVPLALLLGLTFAFFAYDGRRRGAHGWLEAFSQADATWAMLLALFVTLLLSMGFYVWRRQSLSELIYHFFAGGNELMAPIGMLVLVWAVSAVAGELGFTAYVASTFGTWLPGTFVPAAVFLAGSFLAYFIGSSWGTWGIFMPLGVTLAHATGAPLEMTVGAVFASGTFGAFASPLGDTTITTAAIMDMDLMNYAKYKLRISLIGAGLSLAGYVLLPLWAG; encoded by the coding sequence GTGGAAGGAACATGGTGGTCGCTATTGCCTTTTCTTTTGATCATTCCGCTCGCCATTTGGCTGAAAGAAATTTTGCCCGGTCTTATAGCCGGGCTGCTTGTCGGGGCGTTTTGCCTTGAGCGGTCGCTTGTTGGCGGCATCGAGCGGGCGCTGTCCGCCATTGTTCATTCGCTCAGCGATGTTGAACACATGAAGGTGGCGGCGTTTTTGTACTTGTTCGGCTCGCTTGTCGGCATGATGCAAATCACCGGTGGGATCAAAGGGTTTGTCGAGAAGCTGTCTGGGCGCATCCGCACGAAGCGCAGGCTTTTGTTGTTCGTTTGGTTGACGGTGCCGGTGACGTTTTTTATGCCGATGTTCCGCATTATGCTCCTCGGTCCGGTGATGAAGGCGGTGCTTCGCCAGTTTCGCATCGACCGGCGCCGGATGGCGTACATCATCGATGTGTCCACTGAACCGATCATCGTGCTTCTGCCGGCGGCAACGGCGTTTGTCGGCTTTATGACGTCTGTTGTAGCGGCGGCGCTGGCGCAAAACGATATTCATGAACCGGCGTATGGCGTTTTTTTGCGCAGCTTGCCGTACAATCTGTTTGCCATTATCGCGCTGATAATCGGGCTGCTGACGACGATGCTGAACATCCGCATCGGCAAGCCGCGGGCGAAAAAAGGAGAGGAGAAAACAAACGAACTGCACGGCCTCGGGCTGCGCAAAGAATTGTCCCTTGTCACAGGAGAGCCGCTTCACCTTTTTGTCCCGCTGGCGTTGCTGCTCGGGCTGACGTTCGCTTTTTTTGCCTATGATGGTCGGCGGCGCGGGGCGCACGGCTGGCTAGAAGCGTTTTCGCAAGCGGATGCAACATGGGCGATGCTGTTGGCGCTGTTTGTGACCCTTCTTCTCTCGATGGGGTTTTATGTATGGCGCAGGCAGTCGCTGTCGGAGTTGATTTACCACTTTTTCGCGGGGGGCAACGAGTTGATGGCGCCGATCGGCATGCTCGTTCTCGTTTGGGCCGTCTCCGCGGTGGCGGGGGAGCTCGGCTTTACCGCTTACGTGGCTTCGACGTTTGGGACATGGCTTCCCGGGACGTTTGTGCCCGCGGCAGTGTTTTTGGCCGGATCGTTTTTGGCGTATTTTATCGGGTCCTCGTGGGGGACATGGGGCATTTTCATGCCGCTTGGCGTCACGCTCGCGCACGCGACTGGAGCGCCGCTTGAGATGACGGTCGGCGCGGTGTTTGCGAGCGGAACGTTCGGCGCGTTTGCCTCGCCGCTTGGCGATACGACCATCACGACAGCCGCCATCATGGATATGGACTTGATGAACTATGCGAAATACAAACTGCGCATTTCCTTGATTGGCGCCGGGCTGTCGCTTGCCGGGTACGTGCTGCTTCCGCTTTGGGCCGGGTGA